Within the Glycine max cultivar Williams 82 chromosome 12, Glycine_max_v4.0, whole genome shotgun sequence genome, the region TTACAGCCATAATTGAGGTCCATGACGCTAAGCGCCAATCATGGCAGCTAAGTGAGATTCATTGCGgcaatttgatttttgtgtttgctccttaataaaattttgttttaccaTGAGTCTAATAAAACAATACTTATGTTTTCAGtacttgttattttgttttaatccttgataaattaaaaaaatttcttttagtctcaactaataataacaaataaaaaaattatcaaggaacaaatacaaaatttatgaaTTCATCGAGAATTAGAAATAAGTGTCGatgatcaaaaataaaattgttttattaggAACTCAacgtaaaataataatttattagaaaacaagtaaaaaattcaaatatttatttcagattaaaaatatattcatgtcttttaaaaaataagattaaaattaaaaaaataatctcgaTTTGGTTGAAAAAAATTGGGCAAGACAACTTTCTTATGATTCTTGCTAATTGCAATTTCTTTCAATGGCCGAGCCCATAGAACAAGCCAGTATACCCACATTACCTGTTTCAATCCACTTTCTACTTCCACACTAGTTTAGATTATTTCATGATTAAATAGACATTTTTGTTCCCCCTTAATGTTTAATTCACTATAAAAATACATTCTTTcgtaaagatgaaaatacaaaatttagtcttcaaaagtataaaaagtatgacaaatatATCTTACTGTTAACTTCCATCCAtcatcgttaataaaatagtttacgTGACATAGAATGACGAATTTGTCACTAAAATGATTATCAATGTGGTCATGCTGACTGGATTGGACAAAAATGTCAgtaagatataatttttggacgTAAATGCcagtaattttttgttagacaaaaatatcaatattttttaattggagaaaaatgtgagtaattttttttacctaaatgTCAATGCGTTCCATTGGACcaaaaatgttaataagttaTGATTATTGGacgaaaatgtcaataattttttattggacctAAACATCAGTATCTTTCTATTGGACTAATGTGTTAGATCCGAAATCTCGTTCCATTTAAgggtaaaatttaattttagaataaattgttACTACTTTTTACGGTTACAAGCATACCAttacaataatcacttaaaaaatatattggcaaacataatttaaaataaacataataataacgaTAATATTGGTTATTAACCATAATTTGTTTGTCACAATAGAAATGATTCAAGATAAACATTGTACCagtttaccaaaataaaacattataacGGTATATCAATCATTACAAAATTTTCCAAATTAgcctaaaagataaatatatcacATATTTGACTTCTTCGAATCTTGGTTATTTCATTAACGGTAAccaaaataagttaataatgagaaatatttgtcttagtttttatacttttgggaactaaattttgtattttaatcttTCAGCGACGCAATTATAAGCAAATTACacatttagagaaaaaaaatgtcaatttatCGCATTCACATTCCTAGAGAGTGAGAAGATAAAAAgtcaacaaaatataatatcacaAATATGTCCGTATGTTGGCAATTAGAAATGGTCACGTTAGCAATCATTTTATTGACAAATTCATCCATTTGTGTCATgtaggctattttattaacagtGATGAACGAAAGTTAATGGTCAGATATATTAGTCgtaatttttatactttcaaaactaaattttatatttttatctttcaagcatacaaagataaaagtgactatttattcttattttattgttctttcaacattaatccttattatattattaacgtGGATGTGACTCAATTTCGCTGACTAAATTTTCACTagtttgtttattatttatttagtttacttatatgtcattttctttttaaatctaAAGTCAATATTCTAAGAAGAGTTTGAACAAAACTTTAGAATATAATTATGTAGTGCAACAATTCAAACGcgcatattaattattaatatacaataaataaataaactgcaACTGGATATAGGACCACTAACataaactaattacacaaaactTGTTGCCTGCCAGATGTACAAACAACCAATttaatacaaatatcaagatatCAGAATTCATACGTGTCACGGACTTCGAAAGCAAAATGTACCCAAACTAATAATTTCATGAGTTTAATTTGTCCttgttagtatatatatatatatatatatatatatatatatatatatatatatatatatatatatatatatatatatatatatatgacaaaatcaaagtaaataaaaaagatattcttAATGTaacatttaaactttttttgagTAATCATACTGCTAATACAAAATATGTATCAACTTTTTTATGCTCCAAGGGTTTGATATGTCTAAAACAAAACCTAAAGGGTTCTATTTAAACTGCTAGGCATATATGGATTTAGCtccaattataataaaaatgcaaaagataagaaaataaggTATGTGCTGTTCATGGCCATGACAAAAAATGTAAGGCTATAACTCTTGCTATCTGTGCAAATATGAGAATCAGAATTCTAACGATCATGACTCAAATTGTCACTGTCACGACATCCATCATGAAGAATTAAGTGCGAATCAGGATGTGCTAGGACCGTCAGCCTAATTAACACGGCTATGAGCTTTGCTGACTGTTTGGATTCTCCGTCCAAAAATTTGGTTAATTATCTCTaatagaatttttcttttcagtcaTATTTTAAGACTCATTCAAAATCGTGTTCTAAGATGCATTGATTCAAATTCTATTCAAACTAACAACTTGATGATAATGTAACTTTTAAACATGACTTTATTTagtgaatttaaataaaattgtaattttattggCTTGGTTAGGTGAGAAATTTTGATATACTTCTGGAAAATTCTCTGAGCACTTCATACTGTAAACTTCATCGCTTGAGGTCGCGACAGATTTTAGTATAGAATGGCCATGCTTACTATTCTCCTTCTAAGCAAACtactttctctcttctctaaaTTTGCAGTCGCAACAGATACCATCACCCAGTCTGAGTTCCTTGAAGATAACACGACCTTGGTTTCAAACAATGGAACCTTTGAGTTGGGTTTCTTTACCCCGGGTAGTAGTAGTTCCCCGAACCGCTATGTAGGAATCTGGTACAAAAATATTCCAATCAGAACCCTGGTTTGGGTTGCGAACCGCGACAATCCAATCAAAGACAACTCCAGCAAATTGAGCATAAACACACAGGGCAACCTGGTACTTGTCAACCAAAACAACACCGTTATTTGGTCAACAAACACCACAGCAAAAGCATCCCTTGTCGTAGCACAGTTGTTAGACTCAGGCAACTTGGTTCTAAGAGACGAGAAAGACACGAATCCTGAAAACTACTTGTGGCAGAGCTTTGACTATCCCTCAGACACGTTTCTACCTGGAATGAAATTGGGATGGGACTTGAAGAAAGGCCTCAATTGGTTCCTAACTGCTTGGAAAAACTGGGATGACCCTTCACCAGGGGACTTCACACGGTCTACTTTACATACCAATAATCCTGAAGAGGTTATGTGGAAGGGCACAACACAATACTACAGAAGTGGCCCATGGGATGGAATTGGATTCAGCGGTATCCCCTCTGTGTCATCTGACTCAAATACAAACTACACAATTGTGTCCAACAAGGATGAATTTTACATTACATATAGCTTGATCGATAAGTCGTTGATTTCAAGAGTTGTTATGAATCAAACACGATATGCTCGTCAGCGCTTGGCATGGAATATAGATAGTCAAACGTGGAGGGTGTCTTCAGAGTTGCCAACCGATTTCTGCGACCAGTATAATATTTGTGGCGCATTTGGGATTTGTGTCATTGGTCAGGCACCGGCGTGCAAGTGTTTAGATGGATTCAAGCCAAAATCGCCCCGAAATTGGACCCAAATGAGTTGGAATCAGGGGTGTGTGCACAACCAAACATGGAGCTGCAGGAAAAAGGGCAGGGATGGCTTTAACAAATTCAGTAACGTGAAGGTACCAGACACTAGAAGATCGTGGGTTAATGCAAATATGACACTTGATGAGTGCAAAAACAAATGTTGGGAAAATTGCTCATGTACAGCTTATGCAAATTCAGACATCAAGGGAGGAGGTAGTGGCTGTGCCATTTGGTTCAGTGATTTGTTAGATATAAGACTGATGCCAAATGCTGGGCAAGATCTGTATATTAGATTGGCAATGTCTGAAACAGGTATGCACTTTAAATTTTGGAGATGTTAGAGGAGAGAAATCTATAAAAGTTAACTGCATAAGTTATTTTAGTTTAGAGAACaggatgattttttaattttaccttcttatttttttttctttaagtgtttatttaaaaatttatccaaacacgACTTATATGAATAAGTTATGTTTAATTCTACATAATGCCCAATTTACTTCTTATgttgattatttatttcttttgctCTGTcaagctcaacaatatcaagaGGCCAAACATAGTTCAAAGAAAAAGGTGGTTGTGATTGCAAGCACGGTCTCCTCTGTAATTGCTATactattaattttcatattcattTACTGGagctacaaaaataaaaataaaggttaGCCTTCGCCcaataacattttcttttcataaggATTTCCATAGTATTTCCATGGAAAACCTGATGCATATATTCAAAATGGCTACATAAAGACTTACAATTTTGCTCATTCATATTGTGTGGGTCAAAACAGAGATCATCACTGGAATCGAAGGAAAGAACAATAAAAGCCAACAAGAAGATTTTGAGCTACCTTTATTTGACCTTGCCTCAATAGCACATGCCACAAATAACTTCTCAAATGACAATAAGCTTGGTGAAGGTGGTTTTGGGCCTGTATACAAGGTATGTGAGCAATCTACTACTGATAATTAAGAAATGACAACACCTGAAAATTTTTACTCACTACATTTAGCTTTCATTCGAACAAATGTTGTGTGTTCAGGGAATACTACCATATGGACAAGAGGTTGCTGTTAAGAGGCTTTCCGAAACATCTAGACAAggattaaaagaatttaagaatGAGGTTATGTTATGTGCCGAACTCCAACATCGGAATCTTGTTAAAGTACTTGGCTGCTGCATTCAAGACGATGAGAAATTGCTCATATACGAATATATGGCCAACAAAAGCTTAGACGTCTTTCTTTTTGGTTAGTGTCTCTAACTCTAATTGTTAATGGAATGTTGGATTTCATTTTGTCCTTTTTTGTTATTGCAAGATTAAAAGAAGATAACAACGAAATTTGATAGATTCTAGTCAAGGTAAACTGCTTGATTGGCCTAAGCGTTTCTGCATTATAAATGGAATTGCTCGGGGACTACTTTATCTTCATCAAGACTCAAGACTAAGGATCATACACAGAGATCTTAAGGCAAGTAATGTTTTATTGGATAATGAAATGAATCCAAAAATTTCAGATTTTGGCTTGGCTCGAATGTGTGGAGGTGATCAAATTGAAGGGAAAACAAGCAGAGTAGTTGGTACATAGTAAGTAACTTATTTTCATGCTAAAATCTTGTTACGCATTTCTCAAatgttaaattaaatcttttctGGTTTCATGTAGTGGTTATATGGCACCTGAATATGCCTTTGATGGAATATTTTCCATTAAATCCGATGTGTTTAGCTTTGGTGTATTATTGCTAGAGATAGTAAGTGGCAAGAAAAATAGGCTCTTCTCTCCAAACGACTACAACAATCTTATTGGGCATGTGAGTGACGtaacttcattttctttttatataatggAGCAATAGATAATCATatattgtttcaaaatattttaggcATGGAGGCTGTCGAAAGAGGGAAAACCAATGCAATTCATTGACACTAGTTTGAAGGACTCATACAATCTACATGAGGCGTTGCGTTGCATTCATATTGGTCTCTTATGTGTGCAACATCATCCTAACGATAGACCAAACATGGCATCTGTGGTTGTATCATTGAGCAACGAGAATGCATTGCCTCTACCAAAGAATCCAAGCTACCTACTCAATGACATACCAACTGAAAGAGAATCTTCTTCTAATACATCCCTTTCTGTTAATGATGTCACTACCTCAATGTTGAGTGGGAGATAGACAAATTAACTAGCTCTATTTCCTACCTACatattgaattatatatttatcgTCCTAATAATTTTTGTATCCATGTTTCGTAgttgatttgaaatttttttgctaTGGACCTTTGCTAATGATACTCTAAAAATTgaatgcaaaaaatattttgaaaatcctTAAATCAAAGTAGAATATTAACTAGCAATATAGCCCATGCTAAGCGCGAGTcttgtaacattttttattgttgtagtatcaaattttataatttagcgtcaaaagtttaaatttaacattttcattGTCATTCAATCTCTTTACCTAATCCAATCTTTCTtttgaaaaggatttttattaaatgtaataCAAAGGATGTATAAATCATTACTCAATGtagtgaaataaaaataatatatggatTATGTGAAAACGGAAGAACAATCAAATGTTTTGTCAAGGACATGATTCTCAATGCAATTGATGGAATgacttatatatgtttttggtgTCACACATTTTAgtcatatttgatttttgtcccccaaattttatttgtttttacacCGTTAATTTGTGGAATATAGTGTAAATATTTTGGATTCGTAATTTGTAgaggttttttaaaattaaaaatcaaatttttaatttaaattgcaTATGcgattttatttaacaatttttctGTTAGAATTTTTGGATTTTCAAACGTacatatttaagaattttaaaaaatgcactcCGTTGCTAGAGTAACATTAGTAATAATgcaccataaaaaaataatgtttttttggcCGTTTATTTGTGGCAGTTTCAAAAAACCACCGCAAATGTTACCATCTGTGTAATTTTACACACGTCACTACTCTCCACTCAACAATTTAAAAgtttacaatatatttttttaatattaaaattcaaacatCTGCGCCCAAACCCCAATCGTAGACAATGTAGTCTCTCATTTAGGTTTTGAAGTTCTTCATAGCACCGGAACACGGTGGATTTTCACGGTGCTAGAACACCAACACCCAAACCACAATCATAGATAGTGTAGAATCTCGTTTAGTGTTCATAGTTCTTCGTAGCACATAAACATGGTGGATTTTCCATCTTCTATGAAGTCTCGCTTGGGTCTTGCATTTTTGGTTTAGGGTCCTCCCTCATTTCTATTCTCAATATAACAttccatttttcataaaataaattaaaaataattttatttaaaaataaataaaattttaggaaaataatgagatttttataattaaattattaggaAGTCTCACATCGCCTGCCTCAATCCTTGGGGTGCAGCTTATATATCTGTCGGATAACTTCACTTAGTGCCAAttgattttaagatgaaatctaacatgaTATCAGAGCCTATTGTCCATCTTAGTTTTCCCTGCCATATCGGCGGCTCGCCTATATCGACGGCATATGTGGAAGGTTCGCACGAAGACAGTAAAATGGAGGCTCTAATCCCTTgaccttctctctaacgcttgaaaaccctaacagagcaatcagaggaaaaacttgaggcaTCTTAGGGAACCACGTGAGCCAAcatagaggtaagggatgagtttatcgcaattggggttagaatgaacatttgtagggatccttagaggatcaaattgagatttattttgagatgtttactatattgtaattcttcctttatgattataattacgagattgttgtgtttgacagaccaattgatgCCTTGATgagaattggttgataaaactGAGTGCTCTtagtgttttcatgttttttacctatgattttgataagattatgtgaaattgtttgaggggtttaatcatatgaatataatatattaatattattattgtgtgacatGTATATGAGGCGTGATAACGTGTTGTCTTGGGATTATGGAAGTGTGATGAATTATGTGTAAGTGACGAGTTCaatatgtgttaaattgtgagattctacatgtgtattgagatgttgtgtgcattgagaaTTAAGCTATGAATCGTACAAACACATgattataagaccctttaagggtgatgAGTTAATGCACGACGAGTATTATGATGAGATCCACTGTAGGGACCCGACGGGTTTAATAACTTTGAGGCGtgacaagttaaaattatttcgAGAATAATTAAGGAGTagtgtgttttgtatagttcatagatacaATCTccgtgctaaaatgttttttgtgttggacttgaatcaggagggaaaggccctgacggactcttcgaagTGTAGGTcatgggggtaaatacacttggTTTGAATGTTCCTTAAAGCCTATACtaatcccatatggttggagcgtTCTTGCAAAATAGAGTGACTCTcattggtctccctatgattttacctagtgagagtgacttgatttACCAATGTGTggtctgtcttgtcatgtacttctAGGCGTCCGacaaggtttttcactgacatggtaccatattgcatataagattgagtcttagtatatttgttgcataacgcttatgtattgatcgatattgattggttaagtgatattgtgttttgatccttaagCGCATGAAAGATGTGAAAATGTGTGAGACGTGTAGTGTTGAGATGTGATGTTACGTGATAAGTGGTGGAATGACATGAGTTGTGTAaaagttgtatttcatttatatgatatgtatatatatgttgttctgattctctctattagttaagaatgtgataactcacatCCTGTGTTCCATTGGACcaaaaatgttaataagttattattattggacgaaaatgtcaataattttttattgtatctAAATATTAGTATTTTCCTATTGGACTAATGTGTTAGATCCAAAATATCGTTTCATTTaagtgtaaaatataattttaggataaattgTTACCATTTTTTACCGACAataataatcacttaaaaaatatattgacaaacataatttaaaataaatataataataa harbors:
- the LOC112998545 gene encoding G-type lectin S-receptor-like serine/threonine-protein kinase At4g27290 isoform X1 gives rise to the protein MAMLTILLLSKLLSLFSKFAVATDTITQSEFLEDNTTLVSNNGTFELGFFTPGSSSSPNRYVGIWYKNIPIRTLVWVANRDNPIKDNSSKLSINTQGNLVLVNQNNTVIWSTNTTAKASLVVAQLLDSGNLVLRDEKDTNPENYLWQSFDYPSDTFLPGMKLGWDLKKGLNWFLTAWKNWDDPSPGDFTRSTLHTNNPEEVMWKGTTQYYRSGPWDGIGFSGIPSVSSDSNTNYTIVSNKDEFYITYSLIDKSLISRVVMNQTRYARQRLAWNIDSQTWRVSSELPTDFCDQYNICGAFGICVIGQAPACKCLDGFKPKSPRNWTQMSWNQGCVHNQTWSCRKKGRDGFNKFSNVKVPDTRRSWVNANMTLDECKNKCWENCSCTAYANSDIKGGGSGCAIWFSDLLDIRLMPNAGQDLYIRLAMSETAQQYQEAKHSSKKKVVVIASTVSSVIAILLIFIFIYWSYKNKNKEIITGIEGKNNKSQQEDFELPLFDLASIAHATNNFSNDNKLGEGGFGPVYKGILPYGQEVAVKRLSETSRQGLKEFKNEVMLCAELQHRNLVKVLGCCIQDDEKLLIYEYMANKSLDVFLFDSSQGKLLDWPKRFCIINGIARGLLYLHQDSRLRIIHRDLKASNVLLDNEMNPKISDFGLARMCGGDQIEGKTSRVVGTYGYMAPEYAFDGIFSIKSDVFSFGVLLLEIVSGKKNRLFSPNDYNNLIGHAWRLSKEGKPMQFIDTSLKDSYNLHEALRCIHIGLLCVQHHPNDRPNMASVVVSLSNENALPLPKNPSYLLNDIPTERESSSNTSLSVNDVTTSMLSGR
- the LOC112998545 gene encoding G-type lectin S-receptor-like serine/threonine-protein kinase At4g27290 isoform X3, with product MKLGWDLKKGLNWFLTAWKNWDDPSPGDFTRSTLHTNNPEEVMWKGTTQYYRSGPWDGIGFSGIPSVSSDSNTNYTIVSNKDEFYITYSLIDKSLISRVVMNQTRYARQRLAWNIDSQTWRVSSELPTDFCDQYNICGAFGICVIGQAPACKCLDGFKPKSPRNWTQMSWNQGCVHNQTWSCRKKGRDGFNKFSNVKVPDTRRSWVNANMTLDECKNKCWENCSCTAYANSDIKGGGSGCAIWFSDLLDIRLMPNAGQDLYIRLAMSETAQQYQEAKHSSKKKVVVIASTVSSVIAILLIFIFIYWSYKNKNKEIITGIEGKNNKSQQEDFELPLFDLASIAHATNNFSNDNKLGEGGFGPVYKGILPYGQEVAVKRLSETSRQGLKEFKNEVMLCAELQHRNLVKVLGCCIQDDEKLLIYEYMANKSLDVFLFDSSQGKLLDWPKRFCIINGIARGLLYLHQDSRLRIIHRDLKASNVLLDNEMNPKISDFGLARMCGGDQIEGKTSRVVGTYGYMAPEYAFDGIFSIKSDVFSFGVLLLEIVSGKKNRLFSPNDYNNLIGHAWRLSKEGKPMQFIDTSLKDSYNLHEALRCIHIGLLCVQHHPNDRPNMASVVVSLSNENALPLPKNPSYLLNDIPTERESSSNTSLSVNDVTTSMLSGR
- the LOC112998545 gene encoding receptor-like serine/threonine-protein kinase SD1-7 isoform X2, which produces MAMLTILLLSKLLSLFSKFAVATDTITQSEFLEDNTTLVSNNGTFELGFFTPGSSSSPNRYVGIWYKNIPIRTLVWVANRDNPIKDNSSKLSINTQGNLVLVNQNNTVIWSTNTTAKASLVVAQLLDSGNLVLRDEKDTNPENYLWQSFDYPSDTFLPGMKLGWDLKKGLNWFLTAWKNWDDPSPGDFTRSTLHTNNPEEVMWKGTTQYYRSGPWDGIGFSGIPSVSSDSNTNYTIVSNKDEFYITYSLIDKSLISRVVMNQTRYARQRLAWNIDSQTWRVSSELPTDFCDQYNICGAFGICVIGQAPACKCLDGFKPKSPRNWTQMSWNQGCVHNQTWSCRKKGRDGFNKFSNVKVPDTRRSWVNANMTLDECKNKCWENCSCTAYANSDIKGGGSGCAIWFSDLLDIRLMPNAGQDLYIRLAMSETAQQYQEAKHSSKKKVVVIASTVSSVIAILLIFIFIYWSYKNKNKEIITGIEGKNNKSQQEDFELPLFDLASIAHATNNFSNDNKLGEGGFGPVYKGILPYGQEVAVKRLSETSRQGLKEFKNEVMLCAELQHRNLVKVLGCCIQDDEKLLIYEYMANKSLDVFLFDFGLARMCGGDQIEGKTSRVVGTYGYMAPEYAFDGIFSIKSDVFSFGVLLLEIVSGKKNRLFSPNDYNNLIGHAWRLSKEGKPMQFIDTSLKDSYNLHEALRCIHIGLLCVQHHPNDRPNMASVVVSLSNENALPLPKNPSYLLNDIPTERESSSNTSLSVNDVTTSMLSGR